Proteins from one Mucilaginibacter jinjuensis genomic window:
- a CDS encoding MarC family protein has product MILFAIIDVLGTIPVIIELRSRVGHIQSERASIAALVLMVGFLFAGEAILKVIGLDIASFAIAGSLVIFIIAMEMIMGINLFKEEMPTTVSIVPIAFPLIAGAGTMTTLLSLKSQYQTQNIVVGIVVNTIVVYLVLKNVQWLEKLLGPTGVNILRKAFGVILLAIAIKLFRSNTHL; this is encoded by the coding sequence ATGATCCTTTTTGCCATCATTGATGTGCTGGGGACCATACCCGTTATCATCGAACTGCGAAGCCGCGTTGGGCATATCCAGTCAGAAAGGGCAAGTATTGCAGCATTGGTATTAATGGTTGGTTTTCTGTTCGCAGGCGAAGCTATCTTAAAGGTAATTGGCCTCGATATTGCATCATTCGCCATTGCAGGTTCGTTGGTGATCTTCATCATTGCCATGGAAATGATTATGGGTATTAACCTGTTTAAAGAGGAAATGCCTACCACTGTTTCTATCGTACCCATCGCCTTCCCGCTTATTGCAGGTGCCGGCACCATGACAACCCTGCTATCCCTTAAATCGCAATACCAAACCCAGAATATTGTTGTGGGTATTGTAGTAAACACCATTGTGGTTTACCTGGTGCTAAAAAACGTGCAATGGCTGGAGAAACTGCTCGGCCCAACCGGGGTAAATATTTTGCGTAAAGCATTCGGGGTAATTTTATTGGCTATTGCTATTAAGTTGTTTAGGAGCAATACGCATTTGTAG
- a CDS encoding MFS transporter yields the protein MKADKNLWVLICVCVINSLGFGIIVPLIYSYGKTFGINQQTVGYLTASFSIAQFFATPLLGAISDKWGRKPVLAISLAGTCLSFLLFATAHSIVMLFAARILDGITGGNISVAQAMISDTATPKDRAKKFGYLSSAFGFGFICGPALGGLLSRFGMQFPFYFAAGIALLGTLATVFLLKETYTKDKRVKGAKSKFTFASLATVMKKPVIGTAVLTGFFLTMAQFTMIIGFQTFSVDVLKISPTNIGLFYAGFAVTGIIMQMCVSLFTKIFPSKSVILLLSTMLCMAAMFAAGFTKTFFFFAVCLFVYGLFNGLRNPMLNAIIADHNDPRKQGEILGVNQSYASIGQTLGPVGAGLISAISIHSVFFLASFYILIGFLLTFRLKSKEQQNCIE from the coding sequence ATGAAGGCCGATAAAAATCTGTGGGTACTGATCTGTGTTTGCGTAATTAACTCGCTGGGCTTCGGCATCATTGTTCCGTTAATTTATTCGTATGGTAAAACCTTTGGCATTAATCAGCAAACGGTGGGTTACCTCACGGCATCTTTTTCTATTGCACAGTTTTTTGCTACGCCGCTTTTAGGTGCAATCTCAGATAAATGGGGACGAAAGCCGGTATTGGCTATCAGTCTGGCCGGCACTTGCCTCTCCTTCCTCCTATTTGCCACAGCTCATAGCATAGTGATGCTTTTTGCCGCGCGCATACTGGATGGTATTACAGGCGGCAATATCTCGGTAGCTCAAGCCATGATATCTGATACGGCTACGCCTAAAGACAGGGCGAAGAAGTTCGGCTACCTTAGCTCGGCATTTGGTTTTGGCTTTATATGCGGGCCTGCGCTTGGTGGTTTGCTCAGCAGGTTTGGCATGCAGTTTCCGTTTTATTTTGCCGCGGGGATTGCTTTGCTGGGTACATTGGCAACCGTATTTCTGTTAAAGGAGACCTATACTAAAGATAAGCGTGTAAAGGGTGCAAAAAGCAAATTTACATTTGCCTCTTTAGCCACCGTCATGAAAAAGCCTGTTATCGGCACTGCGGTATTAACCGGTTTCTTTTTAACGATGGCGCAGTTTACCATGATCATCGGTTTCCAAACCTTTAGTGTTGATGTGCTGAAGATAAGCCCTACTAACATCGGCTTATTTTATGCAGGCTTTGCGGTAACGGGTATTATTATGCAGATGTGTGTATCGCTATTTACTAAAATATTCCCGTCTAAATCGGTGATCTTGTTACTCTCTACCATGTTGTGTATGGCGGCTATGTTTGCGGCGGGCTTTACCAAAACTTTTTTCTTTTTTGCGGTATGCCTGTTTGTTTATGGCTTGTTTAATGGTTTACGTAACCCTATGCTCAACGCCATTATTGCCGACCATAACGATCCGCGTAAGCAGGGCGAAATACTCGGCGTTAACCAATCGTACGCCTCTATTGGCCAAACGCTTGGGCCTGTTGGCGCAGGGCTGATCAGTGCTATCTCTATACATTCGGTATTTTTTCTGGCTTCATTTTATATTTTAATCGGGTTTTTGCTTACTTTCAGGTTGAAATCTAAAGAACAACAAAACTGCATCGAGTGA
- a CDS encoding carbon-nitrogen hydrolase family protein produces MKIALTSPPFPKSINDGLFWVDKLAKEAAEKGAAIICFPESYIPGYPLAEFEVEQPSQEELTMALKQACKIAKQHRITLILPMDWYDMGFLNVAFVISDKGSVMGYQTKNQLDPSEDNHWTPGTERHIFEVQGVKFGIVICHEGFRYPESVRQLARRGAKIVFHPHFAGSNKQGTKPVVWGHPDNPYYEKAMMMRSIENTIYFASVNNATEFPESATSLIAPDGKYIAHQPYGEAGVLVAEINPDLATGYLANRLKPELYQQ; encoded by the coding sequence ATGAAAATAGCTTTAACCTCGCCCCCATTTCCAAAATCAATTAACGATGGTTTATTCTGGGTAGATAAACTGGCCAAAGAAGCAGCCGAAAAAGGAGCAGCCATTATCTGCTTCCCGGAATCGTACATCCCAGGTTACCCTCTCGCTGAATTTGAGGTAGAGCAGCCTTCTCAAGAAGAACTTACAATGGCTCTGAAGCAGGCTTGTAAAATTGCAAAGCAGCATCGTATAACGCTTATACTACCGATGGATTGGTACGATATGGGCTTCCTCAATGTTGCTTTCGTAATTTCTGATAAGGGCTCAGTAATGGGTTATCAAACCAAAAATCAGCTTGATCCATCAGAAGATAATCATTGGACACCGGGTACGGAACGACATATATTTGAGGTACAAGGCGTAAAATTTGGCATTGTAATTTGCCACGAAGGTTTTCGTTACCCCGAATCTGTGAGGCAACTGGCAAGGCGTGGTGCCAAAATAGTTTTCCACCCGCATTTTGCAGGCAGCAATAAGCAGGGCACTAAACCCGTTGTATGGGGACATCCTGATAACCCTTACTATGAAAAAGCCATGATGATGCGTTCGATAGAGAACACTATTTATTTTGCCAGCGTAAACAACGCGACAGAGTTCCCGGAATCGGCTACCTCATTAATTGCGCCTGATGGTAAATACATAGCCCACCAACCTTACGGCGAAGCGGGTGTACTGGTAGCCGAAATAAACCCCGACCTTGCAACCGGCTACTTAGCCAACAGATTAAAACCAGAGCTTTATCAACAATAA
- a CDS encoding amino acid permease, which produces MSLFIKKSIQSLLAASAESEKTLKRTLGPTALIALGIGAIIGAGLFVRTAAAAGGNAGPAVTISFIIAAVGCALAGLCYAEFASMIPIAGSAYTYSYATMGEFIAWIIGWDLVLEYALGAATVAIGWSQYLNDLLQTFFGLSIPYEWSHSPFQVSDAGVHGLVNLPAILIIFLLTLLLIRGTAESAAVNNIIVLVKVAIVLLIIGFGWQFINPLNHTPYMIPADAGSIKLNTGVMHNYADSGNHGWFGVLRGASIVFFAFIGFDAVSTAAQEAKNPQKDMPMGILISLVICTALYILFSHVLTGIASYKEFLTQGSEASVSYAIRHHMPGFEWLAKLVTVAILAGFSSVILVMLMGQTRVFYTMSTDGLVPGVFSKLHPKFRTPYKSQWLFFGFVSIFAGFVPDSIVGDMVSIGTLFAFVLVCVGIFILRKTDPNINRPFKTPLYYIVCPLGAIVCLFMIASEGWENWARLIVWLIIGFIVYFTYSIKNSKVRHGIDEIPNDPPNPKYVE; this is translated from the coding sequence ATGAGTTTATTTATTAAGAAGTCCATTCAGTCGTTGTTGGCTGCGTCAGCCGAATCGGAGAAGACCTTAAAACGCACCCTTGGGCCAACTGCATTAATTGCATTGGGTATAGGTGCTATTATTGGTGCAGGCTTATTTGTACGTACAGCTGCTGCTGCTGGTGGTAACGCAGGCCCTGCGGTTACTATATCTTTTATAATTGCTGCCGTAGGGTGCGCCCTGGCCGGTTTATGCTATGCCGAATTTGCCAGTATGATACCTATTGCCGGTAGTGCTTACACCTACTCTTATGCCACTATGGGCGAATTTATTGCCTGGATAATTGGCTGGGATTTAGTACTCGAATACGCCCTGGGCGCGGCTACCGTGGCCATTGGCTGGTCGCAATACCTCAATGATTTACTCCAGACCTTCTTTGGGCTCTCCATACCTTACGAGTGGAGCCACTCGCCTTTCCAGGTATCTGATGCGGGAGTTCACGGCCTGGTTAACTTACCGGCTATCTTGATCATCTTTTTACTTACCTTATTGCTGATCCGCGGTACTGCAGAATCTGCAGCGGTAAATAACATTATCGTATTGGTAAAAGTAGCTATTGTATTACTGATCATCGGTTTCGGCTGGCAGTTTATTAACCCGTTAAATCACACACCTTACATGATCCCTGCTGATGCCGGAAGCATTAAATTAAACACCGGTGTAATGCACAACTACGCCGATTCGGGCAACCACGGCTGGTTTGGGGTTTTACGCGGTGCAAGTATCGTATTCTTTGCCTTTATTGGTTTCGATGCCGTATCAACAGCTGCGCAGGAAGCTAAAAACCCACAAAAAGATATGCCAATGGGTATCTTAATTTCGTTGGTTATCTGTACTGCTTTATACATCCTGTTCTCGCACGTATTAACCGGTATTGCTTCATACAAAGAGTTTTTAACACAAGGCAGCGAGGCTTCGGTTTCTTATGCAATCCGCCATCACATGCCGGGTTTCGAGTGGCTGGCTAAACTGGTTACCGTGGCAATTCTGGCAGGTTTCTCATCTGTGATCCTGGTGATGTTAATGGGCCAAACCCGTGTATTTTACACCATGAGTACTGATGGTTTAGTACCGGGCGTATTTTCTAAGCTGCACCCAAAATTCCGTACCCCATACAAATCACAATGGTTGTTCTTTGGTTTCGTATCTATTTTTGCGGGCTTTGTACCAGATAGCATTGTGGGCGATATGGTAAGTATCGGTACCCTGTTTGCTTTCGTATTGGTTTGCGTGGGTATCTTTATTTTGCGTAAAACAGACCCTAACATTAACCGCCCTTTCAAAACGCCTTTATATTACATTGTATGCCCTCTGGGTGCAATAGTTTGTTTGTTTATGATTGCGAGTGAAGGCTGGGAAAACTGGGCACGTTTAATTGTATGGTTAATTATCGGCTTTATTGTTTACTTTACTTACAGTATTAAAAACTCTAAAGTTCGCCATGGTATTGACGAGATCCCTAATGATCCGCCAAATCCAAAATATGTAGAATAA